The Desulforegulaceae bacterium genome includes a window with the following:
- a CDS encoding ATP-dependent zinc protease has product MKQKLKIISKLIATAWIIFFFTGCADRFLIKKSDFLEINQKLALLEEQLEKQINSQSDGINLLTNNQKNNKTLINRAIEENNLNFKLIENQLAQNHDSTSKKLITIDKSIKDTNLKLKEIAKNPETKDKDEKPSLKISPTHKLLIGKVEKVRLSPPNKVFHARIDTGATTSSLDAQDIETFERDGSSWVRFKIKDPTGYILYDLEKPVVRKAKIKQASTDEASKRPVVELQFQIGNIKRIEEFTLEDRSHLDFQILIGRNILRDLMIVDVAQEFIIPLPEEKESRKQIP; this is encoded by the coding sequence GTGAAACAAAAATTAAAGATTATTTCTAAGCTTATTGCAACAGCCTGGATTATCTTTTTTTTTACAGGATGTGCAGACAGATTTTTAATTAAAAAATCAGACTTTTTGGAAATAAACCAAAAACTTGCTCTCCTGGAAGAACAATTGGAAAAACAAATTAACAGCCAGTCTGATGGGATAAATCTTTTAACAAATAACCAGAAAAACAATAAAACCCTCATTAATAGGGCAATTGAAGAAAACAATTTAAATTTTAAATTAATAGAAAATCAACTGGCCCAAAATCACGATTCCACTTCAAAAAAACTCATAACCATTGATAAAAGCATAAAAGACACAAACTTAAAATTAAAAGAAATAGCCAAAAATCCTGAAACAAAAGACAAGGATGAAAAGCCCTCTTTAAAAATTTCACCAACCCATAAACTTTTAATCGGTAAAGTTGAAAAGGTCAGATTAAGTCCTCCCAACAAGGTGTTCCATGCAAGAATAGACACAGGAGCAACCACCTCATCTCTTGATGCCCAAGATATTGAAACCTTTGAAAGAGACGGCAGTTCCTGGGTTCGCTTTAAAATAAAAGATCCCACAGGATATATTTTATATGATTTGGAAAAACCCGTTGTCAGAAAAGCAAAAATAAAACAAGCTTCAACAGATGAAGCAAGTAAAAGACCTGTGGTAGAGCTTCAATTTCAAATAGGCAATATTAAAAGAATTGAGGAATTCACCCTGGAAGACAGATCTCATCTTGACTTTCAAATTTTAATAGGCCGGAATATCTTAAGGGATCTTATGATTGTTGACGTTGCCCAGGAATTTATCATTCCCCTTCCCGAAGAAAAAGAAAGCAGAAAACAAATCCCATGA
- a CDS encoding acyl-CoA dehydrogenase family protein, with protein MEFTKEQLMIQKMAREFARKELAELAAQRDMEQEYPASSLKKMGELGLLGMLVPEEYEGTNLGTVAYSLALTEIAYSCASTAVIMSVHDSIVCGSLLRFGTEEQKQKYLIPLAKGEIIGSFALSEPEAGSDPAGMTATAEEDGDFYLLNGTKRWITGGSTSDLFIVLAKTDPDQGHKGITAFLVTPDMPGFGVGRKEDKMGLKASDTTDLLLDNCKVPKDHVLGEIGQGFILAMSGLDDGRIGIASQSLGVGMAALDLAVKYAKGRVQFGKPISKNQGLRWMIADMATEVEAARLLVLNAAQLKDNKKPCSKEAAMAKLYASEMANKVSGQALQIHGGYGYTKEFEIERLYRDCRVFTIYEGTSQVQKIVISNEVIGDKKRKKK; from the coding sequence TTGGAGTTTACAAAAGAACAATTGATGATTCAGAAAATGGCAAGAGAGTTTGCAAGAAAAGAGTTGGCAGAATTAGCAGCTCAAAGAGATATGGAACAGGAATATCCTGCTTCCAGTCTTAAAAAAATGGGCGAGCTCGGGCTTTTGGGAATGCTTGTTCCTGAAGAGTATGAAGGTACAAATCTAGGAACAGTTGCATACTCCCTTGCTCTTACTGAAATTGCATATTCCTGTGCTTCAACTGCTGTCATCATGAGTGTACACGATTCAATTGTTTGTGGAAGCTTGCTTCGCTTCGGGACTGAAGAACAAAAACAAAAATACCTTATTCCTCTTGCAAAAGGAGAAATAATTGGATCTTTTGCTTTATCAGAGCCGGAAGCCGGGTCTGATCCTGCTGGAATGACAGCAACTGCAGAAGAAGACGGTGATTTTTATCTTTTAAACGGAACAAAGCGCTGGATAACAGGAGGGTCAACCTCTGATCTTTTTATTGTTCTTGCAAAGACAGATCCTGATCAAGGCCACAAGGGAATTACAGCCTTTCTTGTAACACCAGATATGCCTGGTTTCGGTGTTGGAAGAAAAGAAGATAAAATGGGATTAAAGGCATCAGATACCACAGACCTTCTTCTGGATAATTGCAAAGTTCCAAAAGACCATGTTTTAGGAGAAATTGGCCAGGGGTTTATCTTAGCCATGTCAGGACTTGATGATGGAAGAATCGGTATAGCATCCCAGTCACTTGGTGTTGGTATGGCTGCTTTGGATCTTGCTGTAAAATATGCAAAGGGGCGCGTACAGTTTGGAAAGCCCATTTCTAAAAACCAGGGACTTCGCTGGATGATTGCTGACATGGCAACAGAGGTTGAGGCAGCAAGGCTTCTTGTTTTAAATGCGGCTCAATTAAAAGATAATAAAAAACCCTGCAGTAAGGAAGCTGCTATGGCTAAGCTTTATGCCTCTGAAATGGCAAACAAAGTTTCAGGCCAGGCTCTGCAAATTCATGGAGGATATGGCTATACTAAAGAGTTTGAAATCGAGCGTCTTTATCGTGATTGCAGGGTATTTACAATTTATGAGGGTACTTC
- a CDS encoding alpha-L-glutamate ligase-like protein — MWILPSLLYKHGILGMNRRNVSYINKYNIRSRYPLVDDKLKTKILAEKFMVSTPKLRGVIKYQYETSYFPQMVKNLNGFAIKPSKGSGGKGILIIKRQKNGLFIRSSGRKMEFSDVKRHLSNILAGLYSLAGVPDSIIIEDLVRPSKMFKKLSYDGVPDIRFIVFMGYPIMAMLRLSTKASDGKANLHQGAVGVGLDIATGKGLHSIQHSKRVYNHPDTGIPLNKIQIPDWENLLLLAAKSYEMTKLGYIGADLVVDKNYGAMLLELNARPGLAIQSANGAGLLPRLETIERIDPDLIFTPEERVGFSIKNFSSHLPLS, encoded by the coding sequence ATGTGGATTTTGCCTTCCCTTCTTTATAAACACGGAATTTTAGGTATGAACCGCAGAAATGTTTCATATATAAACAAATATAATATAAGAAGCAGATACCCTCTTGTTGACGACAAACTCAAAACAAAAATCCTTGCAGAAAAATTCATGGTTTCCACTCCTAAACTCAGGGGAGTTATAAAATATCAATATGAAACCTCATATTTTCCCCAAATGGTCAAAAACCTGAATGGTTTTGCCATAAAACCCTCCAAAGGATCTGGTGGCAAAGGGATTTTAATTATTAAAAGACAAAAAAACGGATTGTTTATAAGATCATCTGGAAGAAAAATGGAATTTTCCGATGTAAAAAGACATCTTTCAAATATTCTTGCAGGGCTTTATTCCCTTGCAGGTGTTCCAGATTCCATAATTATTGAAGACCTTGTCCGCCCATCAAAAATGTTTAAAAAACTTTCCTATGACGGGGTTCCAGATATAAGATTTATTGTTTTTATGGGATATCCCATAATGGCAATGCTTCGCCTTTCAACAAAAGCCTCAGATGGTAAAGCCAATCTGCATCAGGGAGCAGTGGGAGTAGGACTTGATATTGCCACAGGAAAAGGACTCCATTCCATCCAGCATTCAAAAAGAGTCTACAACCACCCTGACACAGGCATCCCCTTAAATAAAATTCAAATTCCTGACTGGGAAAACCTTCTTCTTTTGGCTGCCAAAAGCTATGAAATGACAAAACTTGGATATATTGGAGCAGATCTTGTAGTTGACAAAAACTACGGGGCAATGCTTTTAGAACTCAATGCCCGCCCCGGACTTGCCATTCAAAGTGCCAATGGAGCAGGACTTCTTCCAAGGCTTGAAACCATAGAAAGAATTGACCCTGATCTTATTTTTACACCTGAAGAAAGGGTTGGCTTTTCAATTAAAAATTTTTCTTCTCATTTACCACTCAGCTAA
- a CDS encoding YigZ family protein: MSDFFYPLNKSKSEIEIKKSKFVSYVFPCFDETLAKEKIKELRLEHKNAAHLVYGFAVGFNKNFTKGMSDDGEPSGTAGKPVLSIIEGKGLVNILVVIVRYFGGIKLGTGGLVKAYSDSANSAIERAKFQKFVDEKKAEISFPYQYLGPVSGYLKSEKIRIKKELYSENVEFVVFIKKEIFDEVLSKLKDLTSGELVINYNT, from the coding sequence ATGTCTGATTTCTTTTATCCTTTAAATAAATCAAAGTCTGAAATTGAAATAAAAAAATCAAAATTTGTTTCTTATGTTTTTCCATGTTTTGATGAAACCTTGGCAAAAGAAAAAATAAAAGAGCTAAGATTAGAGCATAAAAATGCAGCTCATCTTGTTTATGGATTTGCTGTTGGATTTAACAAAAATTTCACCAAAGGAATGTCTGATGACGGCGAACCTTCAGGGACTGCTGGAAAACCAGTTCTTTCAATTATTGAGGGCAAAGGTCTTGTAAATATCCTGGTTGTTATTGTCAGATATTTTGGAGGAATAAAGCTTGGAACCGGAGGGCTTGTAAAAGCATATTCAGACTCTGCAAATTCAGCAATTGAAAGAGCAAAATTTCAAAAATTTGTTGATGAAAAAAAGGCTGAAATTAGTTTCCCATATCAATATCTTGGGCCTGTTTCCGGGTACTTAAAGTCTGAAAAAATAAGAATTAAAAAAGAATTATATTCTGAAAATGTAGAGTTTGTTGTTTTTATAAAAAAAGAGATTTTTGATGAGGTTTTGTCAAAGCTTAAAGATCTGACTTCTGGAGAGCTGGTAATTAATTATAATACTTAA
- a CDS encoding carbon starvation protein A: MLFFILCVSLLILGYFTYGKIVENIFGIDPDRLTPCKTMEDGVDYISMPTWKVFFIQLLDIAGVGPIFGPILAALYGPVALIWIVIGCIFAGGVHDFFSGMLSVRANGQSIPEVVGDFLGMSARQVMRLFSVILLLLVGVVFVLSPAKLLNNLTGVNTQILVGLIFVYYFAATILPIDKIIGRFYPIFGALLLFMSFGVLAGLFFSSEVSVLPNLDFFTNTHPNDRPIWPLLFITLSCGAISGFHSTQSPLMARCIRNESNGRLVFYGAMIAEGVIALIWATAGLSFYVGPEALNAVIAAGSPSAVVNEVCNTLLGPFGGFLAIMGVVILPITSGDTAFRSTRLILAETFKIEQKLPLKRLLIAVPLFVIAFLISTQDFAVIWRYFGWSNQTLATLVLWSAAVFLVQNHKFHWIASIPATFMTSIVFAFILQAQIGLRLPAMFSNITGGVVAAVVFIMFLIYAFKQRNDAPSKS, encoded by the coding sequence ATGCTGTTTTTTATTTTATGTGTATCTTTATTGATACTTGGGTATTTTACCTATGGTAAGATTGTTGAAAATATATTTGGAATCGATCCTGACAGGCTAACTCCTTGTAAAACAATGGAAGACGGAGTTGATTATATTTCAATGCCCACATGGAAGGTTTTTTTTATTCAACTTTTGGATATTGCCGGAGTAGGGCCGATTTTTGGGCCTATTCTTGCGGCTTTGTACGGACCTGTTGCTTTGATCTGGATTGTAATCGGATGTATATTTGCAGGTGGGGTACATGACTTTTTCAGTGGTATGCTTTCTGTAAGAGCCAATGGACAGTCAATTCCTGAAGTTGTGGGTGATTTTCTTGGAATGAGTGCAAGACAGGTAATGAGGCTTTTTTCAGTTATTTTGCTCCTCCTTGTTGGGGTTGTTTTTGTTCTAAGCCCTGCAAAACTTTTGAATAATTTAACAGGAGTAAACACCCAGATTCTTGTTGGTTTGATTTTTGTTTATTATTTTGCAGCTACAATTCTTCCCATAGATAAAATAATTGGTCGTTTTTATCCTATTTTCGGAGCTTTGCTTCTTTTTATGAGCTTTGGAGTTCTTGCAGGACTGTTTTTTAGTTCAGAAGTTAGTGTTCTTCCTAATCTTGATTTTTTTACCAATACACATCCAAATGATAGACCCATTTGGCCTCTTCTTTTTATAACTCTTTCATGCGGAGCCATAAGCGGTTTTCATTCAACCCAGTCCCCGCTTATGGCAAGGTGTATAAGAAACGAGTCAAATGGGAGGTTAGTATTTTACGGAGCAATGATTGCAGAAGGTGTAATTGCTCTTATCTGGGCTACAGCCGGTCTTTCATTTTACGTTGGTCCCGAAGCTCTAAACGCAGTTATTGCAGCAGGTTCTCCTTCAGCTGTTGTAAATGAAGTTTGTAATACTCTTCTTGGGCCCTTTGGCGGATTTCTTGCTATAATGGGTGTTGTTATTCTTCCAATTACAAGCGGTGACACAGCTTTTAGAAGTACAAGACTTATACTTGCGGAAACATTTAAAATAGAGCAGAAACTACCTTTAAAAAGACTTTTAATTGCTGTTCCCCTTTTTGTGATTGCCTTTCTTATTTCAACCCAGGATTTTGCAGTAATCTGGAGATATTTTGGATGGTCAAACCAAACTCTTGCCACTCTTGTATTATGGTCAGCTGCTGTATTTCTTGTACAAAACCATAAGTTCCACTGGATTGCTTCTATTCCTGCAACATTTATGACTTCAATTGTGTTTGCATTTATCCTTCAGGCTCAAATTGGACTTAGACTTCCTGCAATGTTTTCAAATATTACAGGTGGAGTTGTTGCTGCAGTGGTATTTATAATGTTTTTAATTTATGCTTTTAAACAGAGAAATGATGCTCCCTCTAAATCTTAA
- a CDS encoding inactive transglutaminase family protein, producing the protein MRSKLPFYLIILGLVLAGLSISWHRHIYLKVPLRPGQNKPVWLIEARIDFTAQGKPVKVNLDLPDNPPGFIQVSEQAASAGYGYSIIKSPEGRRAEWTKRTAKGPQAIYYKIQMIQDPKHKPQKIPKKPEPKTVYWDLLQTIAAQQLVEKAYEKSSTPSSFARELSKLLTYPDPDQNASLLLSQHSLPNLLMMLLNHAGIPARLSMALELEDARRYQSLKPVLEVFHEKEWIAINPRTGVQGIPENTLLWHREGKSIIDVVGGKNSEIKFSMLRQTLPATDLARLQFEHNGLSKLNLYSLPIEEQSVFKLLLLLPVGALIVTFMRIMIGIRTSGTFMPVLIALSFLQTQLVQGVTAFVSIVALGLMLRGYLSKLNLLMVARISTLIVLVIFLTSLISVIGYELGFQLGMTLTFFPIIIIAWTIERMSILWEEEGSHEVFIQGLGSLCVAIIAYIWMNMEITRHLTFNFPEIHLIILAFILMMGQYTGYKLTELKRFGVIKKDL; encoded by the coding sequence ATGAGATCAAAACTGCCTTTTTATTTGATCATCCTGGGTCTTGTCCTGGCAGGACTTAGTATTTCCTGGCACAGGCATATCTATCTCAAGGTTCCCCTCAGACCCGGACAAAACAAACCTGTATGGCTTATTGAGGCAAGAATTGACTTTACAGCTCAGGGAAAGCCGGTAAAAGTAAATCTTGACCTTCCAGATAACCCTCCGGGTTTTATCCAGGTTTCTGAACAGGCTGCCTCAGCAGGATACGGATATTCAATAATTAAAAGCCCTGAAGGAAGAAGGGCTGAATGGACAAAAAGAACAGCAAAAGGCCCCCAGGCCATTTATTATAAAATACAAATGATTCAAGATCCTAAACATAAGCCCCAGAAAATTCCTAAAAAACCAGAGCCCAAAACAGTTTACTGGGATCTTCTTCAAACAATTGCAGCACAGCAACTTGTTGAAAAAGCCTATGAAAAATCAAGCACCCCTTCAAGCTTTGCAAGGGAGCTTTCCAAACTTCTCACATATCCGGATCCAGATCAAAATGCTTCCCTTCTTTTAAGCCAGCACAGTCTCCCAAATCTTTTAATGATGCTCCTCAATCATGCTGGAATTCCTGCAAGACTTTCAATGGCTCTTGAACTTGAAGATGCAAGACGATATCAGTCTTTGAAGCCAGTGCTTGAAGTTTTCCATGAAAAAGAGTGGATTGCAATAAACCCACGTACAGGTGTTCAGGGTATTCCTGAAAACACTCTTTTATGGCATAGGGAAGGAAAATCAATAATTGATGTTGTTGGAGGAAAAAACTCTGAAATAAAATTTTCCATGTTAAGACAAACTCTTCCTGCTACGGATCTTGCAAGACTTCAGTTTGAACATAACGGCCTTTCAAAGCTAAATTTATATTCACTTCCCATTGAAGAGCAAAGTGTTTTTAAACTTCTTCTCCTTCTTCCTGTGGGAGCCCTTATAGTAACTTTTATGAGAATAATGATAGGAATCAGAACATCAGGAACCTTTATGCCTGTTCTTATTGCTCTTTCATTTCTCCAGACTCAGCTTGTTCAGGGAGTTACAGCTTTTGTAAGTATAGTGGCCTTAGGCCTTATGCTAAGAGGCTATCTTTCCAAACTCAATCTTCTTATGGTTGCCAGGATATCCACCCTTATTGTACTTGTAATTTTTCTAACTTCGCTTATAAGCGTAATCGGCTATGAACTGGGATTTCAACTGGGAATGACCCTTACCTTTTTCCCAATAATAATAATTGCATGGACAATAGAAAGAATGAGCATTTTATGGGAAGAAGAAGGAAGTCATGAAGTATTTATACAAGGCCTTGGAAGTCTTTGTGTTGCAATAATTGCCTATATCTGGATGAACATGGAGATAACAAGACACCTTACATTCAATTTCCCGGAAATCCACCTCATCATCCTGGCATTTATCCTAATGATGGGACAATATACAGGGTATAAACTTACTGAGCTCAAACGCTTTGGAGTTATTAAAAAGGATTTGTAA
- a CDS encoding thiolase family protein produces the protein MELNDVVMVGACRTAIGDFLGSLKSVNARDLAICVGKEAIKRTGIKPELLDEICMGQVYSGMQGSLPARQVSMRIGLSHESSAVSVNQNCASGMRALEIAAHNIMLGKTESALIIGVESMTNAPYLLPKARQGYRMGPGQMEDQMLHDGLVDELVPGHMGITAENIAEKYSISRQECDELALISHQRATTAIEAGIFKEEIVPVEIPSRKKTIIFDTDEHPIKNASMETMGKLKTVFKKDGVVTAANASGINDGAAATVLMSAKKAKELGLKPLMKLVNVCDAGVDPKFMGLGPAVGIPKCLDQAKLKFDDIDYWEINEAFAAQWLGVGRMLKKDFNIKIDMDKVNKNGSGIALGHPVGCTGLRIIVSLYYELKRQGKTLGGASLCVGGGPSVNSLWTLDV, from the coding sequence ATGGAATTAAATGATGTTGTAATGGTTGGAGCCTGCAGAACTGCAATTGGAGACTTTCTTGGCAGTCTTAAAAGTGTAAACGCAAGAGATCTTGCCATCTGTGTTGGAAAAGAAGCAATAAAAAGAACTGGAATAAAGCCTGAGCTTTTGGATGAAATCTGTATGGGACAGGTATATTCTGGAATGCAGGGTTCCCTTCCTGCAAGACAGGTTTCCATGAGGATAGGCCTTTCCCATGAAAGCAGTGCTGTAAGTGTAAACCAAAACTGTGCATCTGGAATGAGAGCTTTGGAAATTGCAGCCCATAATATAATGCTTGGAAAAACTGAATCTGCTCTTATTATTGGAGTTGAAAGCATGACAAATGCCCCTTATCTTCTTCCAAAAGCAAGACAGGGTTACAGAATGGGACCAGGACAAATGGAAGATCAAATGCTTCATGACGGTCTTGTTGATGAACTTGTTCCCGGCCACATGGGAATTACAGCAGAAAATATTGCAGAAAAATATTCAATTTCAAGACAGGAGTGCGATGAGCTGGCATTGATCAGCCACCAAAGAGCAACTACTGCAATTGAAGCCGGAATTTTTAAAGAAGAAATTGTTCCAGTTGAAATTCCTTCAAGGAAAAAAACAATAATTTTTGATACTGACGAGCATCCAATAAAAAACGCCAGTATGGAAACAATGGGAAAATTAAAAACTGTTTTTAAAAAAGACGGGGTTGTTACCGCTGCAAACGCATCCGGAATAAATGACGGAGCTGCTGCAACAGTTTTAATGTCTGCAAAAAAAGCAAAAGAGCTTGGACTAAAGCCTCTTATGAAGCTTGTGAATGTTTGCGATGCAGGAGTTGATCCTAAATTCATGGGACTTGGACCTGCTGTGGGAATTCCAAAATGTCTTGACCAGGCAAAACTTAAATTTGACGATATAGATTATTGGGAAATAAACGAAGCTTTTGCTGCTCAATGGCTTGGTGTAGGAAGAATGCTTAAGAAAGATTTTAATATTAAAATAGACATGGACAAGGTAAACAAAAACGGTTCAGGTATTGCCCTTGGACACCCTGTTGGATGTACAGGCCTAAGAATTATTGTCTCACTTTACTATGAGCTTAAAAGACAGGGCAAAACCCTTGGCGGTGCCTCCCTTTGTGTTGGCGGTGGCCCATCTGTAAACTCTTTGTGGACCCTTGACGTTTAA
- a CDS encoding nitroreductase family protein: MKRKVTTIIDSNLCTGCGMCIKVCPSDTLTMIGKKAVVTGEFSLGCGHCEAICPVNAVSVGFTDDNQLSFKNFKKPEGWIKHGDFDIEKLVHLMMSRRSCRNYLEKEVDLTILEDLVKIGTTAPSGTNCQMWTFTILPDRKSVLKFGEGVLGFFKKLNKLSQNKFLRKTMKIFGKPELENYYNDYFEKVSERIEEYEKTGKDSLFHGAVSAIIVGSKKGASCPSEDALLATQNILLGAHSMGLGTCLIGFAVEAMKNDKKIKKTINALEDENIYSVIAIGYPDEKYKEICKRKKINPRIVNL; the protein is encoded by the coding sequence TTGAAAAGAAAAGTTACCACAATTATAGATAGCAATTTATGTACAGGTTGTGGGATGTGCATTAAAGTTTGTCCTTCTGACACTCTTACTATGATAGGCAAAAAAGCTGTTGTTACAGGTGAGTTCTCCCTTGGCTGTGGTCATTGTGAAGCTATTTGCCCTGTAAATGCTGTAAGTGTTGGTTTTACAGACGATAATCAGCTGAGTTTTAAAAATTTTAAAAAGCCTGAAGGCTGGATAAAGCACGGAGATTTTGACATAGAAAAACTTGTTCATCTGATGATGTCAAGAAGGTCATGCAGAAATTATCTTGAAAAGGAAGTTGATTTAACCATTCTTGAAGATCTTGTTAAAATCGGAACTACGGCTCCTTCAGGCACAAATTGCCAAATGTGGACATTTACAATCCTTCCTGACAGGAAGTCTGTATTAAAATTTGGAGAGGGAGTTTTAGGTTTTTTTAAAAAACTTAATAAGCTTAGCCAAAACAAATTTTTAAGAAAAACAATGAAAATTTTTGGAAAGCCTGAGCTTGAAAATTATTACAATGATTATTTTGAAAAAGTGAGTGAAAGAATAGAAGAATATGAAAAAACCGGAAAAGACAGTCTTTTTCACGGGGCAGTTTCTGCAATAATTGTTGGATCTAAAAAAGGAGCAAGCTGTCCTTCTGAAGATGCACTTCTTGCAACCCAGAATATTTTACTTGGGGCACATTCCATGGGACTTGGAACCTGTCTTATAGGATTTGCTGTGGAAGCAATGAAAAATGATAAAAAAATCAAAAAAACAATAAATGCTTTAGAAGATGAAAATATCTATTCTGTGATAGCAATTGGGTATCCAGATGAAAAATATAAAGAGATCTGTAAAAGAAAAAAAATAAATCCAAGAATTGTAAACTTGTAA
- a CDS encoding acetyl-CoA C-acetyltransferase: MKEVVIVSATRTPLGSYNGSLASVGATDLGALVIKEAVKRAGISKEAVDEVIMGQVLPCGYGQNPAKQAAVKAEMPWRVEAITINKVCGSALKAVMLGAQAIKCGDADVVVAGGMENMSMTPYFLEKARFGYRMGNGVLKDGMVHDGLWDHVNDFHMGMSNEICSEKWKVTREDQDGYAAESYARAFKAQSEGRFKEEIMPVEIKGRKGKVTVFSEDECFKETSYETLSKMPPAFKKDGLGTAGNASIISDGASAVCIMSREKAEELGCEILATVCAQASYAIEMQYVLMAPIYAIPKVAQKEGIDIKDIDLFEINEAFSGTSFAINRELGLDPKKVNVNGGSVALGHPIGCSGTRVLTTLLYEMKKQNLKTGLASLCLGGGEAVALIVKR, from the coding sequence ATGAAAGAAGTCGTTATTGTAAGTGCTACTCGAACTCCTCTAGGCTCCTATAACGGTAGTTTAGCATCTGTTGGTGCTACAGATCTTGGTGCTTTAGTGATTAAGGAAGCTGTGAAAAGAGCAGGCATTTCAAAGGAAGCTGTAGATGAAGTTATAATGGGTCAGGTATTGCCATGTGGTTATGGGCAGAATCCTGCAAAACAGGCTGCTGTTAAAGCTGAGATGCCTTGGCGTGTTGAGGCAATCACCATTAATAAAGTATGCGGTTCTGCATTAAAAGCTGTAATGCTTGGTGCCCAGGCAATCAAATGCGGCGATGCTGATGTGGTTGTTGCAGGGGGAATGGAAAATATGAGTATGACTCCGTATTTCCTTGAAAAAGCCAGGTTTGGATACAGGATGGGAAACGGGGTTTTAAAAGACGGGATGGTTCACGATGGACTTTGGGATCATGTGAATGATTTTCATATGGGAATGTCCAACGAAATATGCAGTGAAAAATGGAAGGTAACAAGAGAAGACCAGGATGGATATGCGGCAGAATCTTATGCAAGAGCATTTAAAGCACAAAGCGAAGGCAGATTTAAAGAAGAAATAATGCCTGTGGAAATAAAAGGAAGAAAAGGAAAAGTAACAGTTTTTAGTGAAGACGAGTGTTTTAAAGAAACCTCTTACGAAACTCTTTCCAAGATGCCGCCGGCATTCAAAAAAGATGGTCTTGGAACAGCCGGGAATGCTTCGATAATAAGCGACGGAGCCTCTGCAGTATGCATTATGTCCAGAGAAAAAGCAGAAGAGCTTGGGTGTGAAATCCTTGCAACTGTTTGTGCTCAGGCTTCCTACGCAATAGAGATGCAATATGTTCTAATGGCTCCTATTTATGCAATTCCAAAAGTTGCTCAAAAAGAGGGTATAGATATAAAAGACATAGATCTTTTTGAAATAAATGAAGCTTTTTCTGGAACATCATTTGCCATAAACAGAGAGCTTGGACTTGATCCTAAAAAAGTTAATGTCAATGGGGGAAGCGTTGCTCTTGGCCATCCAATAGGATGTAGTGGAACCAGAGTTTTAACTACACTTCTTTATGAAATGAAAAAACAAAATCTTAAAACCGGTCTTGCATCTCTTTGCCTTGGTGGTGGTGAAGCAGTTGCACTTATTGTTAAAAGATAA